One window from the genome of Natronomonas pharaonis DSM 2160 encodes:
- a CDS encoding DUF5804 family protein, protein MARVCLVGADDVELRYELLSRETAREALATYNLTEPYENTVAAETVSLGSAVALLNDLNWYLVRFAESALVLEPSVSDTEWLSRTVAAGIRDDDISPAETGQLLKLYAVVDGTLYDPIYVTRDAMDGDPPTHEREAEDAGGTVVVRVAESEFEG, encoded by the coding sequence ATGGCGCGTGTCTGTCTCGTGGGGGCCGACGACGTAGAGCTTCGGTACGAACTGCTGAGCCGTGAGACGGCCCGCGAGGCGCTCGCGACCTACAATCTCACTGAGCCGTACGAGAACACTGTCGCCGCCGAAACAGTCTCGCTCGGCAGCGCAGTCGCTCTATTGAACGACCTCAACTGGTATCTCGTCCGGTTTGCCGAGTCCGCTCTCGTATTGGAGCCGTCGGTCAGCGACACGGAGTGGCTCTCACGGACCGTAGCAGCAGGCATTCGCGATGACGACATCTCGCCGGCGGAGACGGGACAGTTGCTCAAACTATATGCCGTCGTCGATGGCACGCTCTATGACCCAATATATGTCACGCGGGACGCGATGGACGGTGACCCACCGACTCACGAACGGGAAGCTGAGGACGCTGGCGGAACTGTCGTCGTCCGGGTCGCTGAATCGGAGTTTGAGGGGTGA